A part of Lacibacter sp. H407 genomic DNA contains:
- a CDS encoding ABC transporter ATP-binding protein: MMDLLQIKDLEVNFKTEEGFVKAIHCISFGVGKGETVAVVGESGSGKSVTALSALKLIPQPPASYPNGSIHFTRKDGTTIDLLNASAKEMQHIRGNEIAMIFQEPMSSLNPVFTCGMQVMEAIQLHQKVNKEEAAKRTLQLFEKVKLPNPAAMLSRYPHQLSGGQKQRVMIAMAMSCNPSLLIADEPTTALDVTVQNTILQLIKELQQETGMGVLFITHDLGVVHDIADKIVVMYKGQIVEQGSVRDIFNNPQHPYTKALLACRPALHPKGKRLPVVSDFMEVGNGKLKVESIAGSHEPKVESEKPKTLIPNSQTPLLQIQNLNVWFPEQKKLFGKSSSYIKAVNNVSFDVYNGETLGLVGESGCGKTTLGRALLRLVDATSGSILLNGENILSKSSAVFKQQRKDLQIVFQDPYSSLNPRISIGDAIAEPMLVHQLQPSQKKAKEKVMELLEKVNLTTDHFNRYPHEFSGGQRQRIVIARALALHPSFIVWDESVSALDVSVQAQVLNLLNDLKQEFNFTSIFISHDLSVVRYICDRIIVMNRGQIEEMGTSEEVYFNPKSDYTRQLLSAIPGQALQS, from the coding sequence ATGATGGATCTGCTTCAAATAAAAGATCTTGAAGTAAACTTCAAAACAGAGGAGGGTTTTGTTAAGGCCATACATTGTATTTCATTTGGTGTTGGCAAAGGAGAAACGGTTGCAGTAGTGGGCGAAAGCGGTTCAGGCAAATCTGTTACTGCATTGTCTGCTTTGAAATTGATACCGCAACCTCCTGCTTCTTATCCCAATGGAAGCATTCATTTCACCAGAAAAGACGGAACTACTATTGATCTGCTCAACGCTTCCGCAAAGGAAATGCAACATATTCGTGGTAATGAAATTGCCATGATCTTCCAGGAACCAATGAGTTCACTCAATCCTGTTTTTACTTGCGGCATGCAAGTGATGGAAGCTATTCAATTGCATCAAAAAGTAAATAAAGAAGAAGCGGCCAAACGAACACTTCAATTATTTGAAAAAGTAAAGTTACCCAACCCGGCGGCTATGCTTAGCCGTTATCCGCATCAATTAAGTGGTGGACAAAAGCAACGGGTGATGATCGCTATGGCCATGAGTTGTAATCCATCACTCTTAATTGCGGATGAACCAACTACGGCATTGGATGTAACGGTGCAAAATACCATCCTTCAACTCATAAAAGAATTGCAGCAGGAAACCGGCATGGGTGTGTTGTTTATTACCCATGATCTTGGTGTGGTGCATGATATTGCTGATAAAATTGTGGTGATGTACAAAGGACAAATTGTTGAGCAAGGCTCTGTAAGAGATATTTTCAATAACCCGCAACATCCTTACACAAAAGCTTTACTTGCTTGCCGGCCTGCACTTCATCCAAAAGGAAAACGTTTGCCGGTGGTGAGTGATTTTATGGAAGTGGGAAATGGAAAATTGAAAGTGGAAAGTATAGCCGGTAGTCATGAGCCGAAAGTGGAGAGTGAAAAGCCCAAAACCTTAATTCCTAATTCCCAAACTCCCCTTCTTCAAATTCAAAACCTGAACGTTTGGTTTCCGGAACAGAAGAAACTGTTTGGCAAATCCTCTTCTTACATTAAAGCAGTGAACAATGTAAGTTTTGATGTGTACAATGGTGAAACGCTGGGACTTGTTGGCGAAAGCGGTTGCGGCAAAACAACACTCGGCAGAGCATTGCTTCGCTTGGTTGATGCAACATCGGGCAGCATTTTACTGAATGGTGAAAACATCCTCAGCAAATCTTCTGCTGTATTCAAACAACAACGCAAAGACTTGCAGATCGTTTTCCAGGATCCATATTCGTCTTTGAATCCACGTATCAGCATCGGTGATGCCATTGCAGAACCAATGCTGGTGCATCAACTTCAACCCTCCCAAAAGAAAGCGAAAGAAAAAGTGATGGAGCTTCTGGAGAAAGTAAATCTAACTACCGATCACTTCAACCGATACCCCCATGAGTTCAGCGGCGGGCAACGCCAGCGGATCGTTATTGCAAGAGCATTGGCCTTGCATCCATCGTTTATAGTTTGGGATGAATCAGTTTCGGCATTGGACGTAAGTGTACAGGCGCAGGTGCTGAACCTGCTCAACGATCTGAAGCAGGAATTCAACTTCACGTCCATCTTTATTTCGCATGATCTTTCGGTGGTGCGTTATATCTGCGACCGAATTATTGTTATGAATAGAGGTCAGATCGAAGAAATGGGTACATCTGAAGAAGTTTATTTCAACCCCAAATCAGATTATACCCGTCAATTGCTGTCAGCGATTCCCGGCCAGGCTTTACAATCCTAA
- a CDS encoding AMP nucleosidase, with product MKTKEDIVKNWLPRYTGKKLDEFGKYILLTNFSNYVNMFAEWNNVEVVGKDKPMQCATAEGITIINFGMGSATAATVMDLLSAIQPKAVLFLGKCGGLKHKNKIGDLILPIAAVRGEGTSKDYFPSEVPALPSFALQKAVSTTIRDYDSDYWTGTVYTTNRRVWEHDIEFKAYLEKIRVMAIDMETATIFTVGFFNHIPTGALLLVSDSPMTPEGVKTEESDKKVTSHFVENHIKIGIDSLKQLINNGNTVKHLRFEEQ from the coding sequence ATGAAAACAAAAGAAGACATCGTTAAGAACTGGCTGCCACGCTACACGGGGAAAAAACTGGATGAGTTTGGTAAGTATATACTACTCACCAACTTCAGCAATTATGTAAACATGTTTGCAGAGTGGAACAATGTTGAAGTTGTTGGAAAAGACAAACCCATGCAATGTGCAACTGCAGAAGGAATAACGATCATCAACTTTGGAATGGGAAGTGCCACTGCTGCAACAGTAATGGATCTGCTATCGGCCATTCAACCAAAAGCCGTTTTATTCCTGGGCAAATGCGGCGGACTAAAACATAAAAACAAAATTGGCGATCTCATTCTCCCCATCGCCGCTGTAAGAGGCGAAGGTACCAGCAAGGATTATTTCCCATCTGAAGTGCCGGCTTTACCTTCATTCGCTTTGCAGAAGGCAGTATCAACCACCATCCGTGATTATGATAGTGATTACTGGACCGGAACCGTTTACACAACCAACCGTCGTGTATGGGAGCATGATATAGAATTTAAGGCATACCTCGAAAAGATTCGTGTGATGGCAATTGATATGGAAACAGCGACCATTTTTACAGTTGGTTTTTTCAACCATATTCCTACCGGTGCTCTGTTACTGGTAAGTGATAGCCCCATGACACCTGAAGGTGTAAAAACTGAAGAAAGCGATAAAAAAGTAACCTCACACTTTGTTGAAAATCATATTAAGATCGGCATTGATTCATTGAAACAATTGATCAACAACGGCAACACCGTTAAACATCTTCGTTTTGAAGAACAATGA
- a CDS encoding type I restriction enzyme HsdR N-terminal domain-containing protein, which produces MIKVDFPAPSFRIKEENGKEVIFDDLRKQWVRLTPEEWVRQNFLQYLLQEKKYPAAFIGIEKEIALGELKKRFDMLIYDRDHQPWMMIECKAMDVELTEKVLEQIIRYNMSVPVPYLVISNGSYSYAWTKQESKLFSIKELPVFPSSY; this is translated from the coding sequence ATGATAAAAGTTGATTTTCCTGCGCCTTCATTTCGAATTAAAGAGGAGAATGGTAAGGAAGTGATTTTTGATGACCTGCGTAAGCAATGGGTACGATTGACTCCTGAAGAATGGGTTCGGCAGAATTTTCTTCAATACTTGTTGCAGGAGAAAAAGTACCCGGCCGCTTTCATTGGTATCGAAAAAGAAATTGCATTGGGTGAATTAAAAAAACGGTTCGATATGCTGATCTATGATCGTGATCACCAACCATGGATGATGATCGAGTGTAAAGCAATGGATGTGGAGCTGACGGAAAAAGTGTTAGAACAAATCATCCGGTATAATATGTCTGTGCCCGTTCCTTATCTGGTGATCAGTAATGGTTCATACAGCTATGCATGGACGAAACAGGAAAGCAAACTCTTCAGCATTAAGGAACTGCCTGTTTTTCCTTCATCATACTAA
- a CDS encoding acyl-CoA reductase produces the protein MNLQQRQEILQQLAQYISAQPPEWEMACTRAEQQNHWFTPAFVNLSATSIVENFLQKDALDKWIAHYRLDDNIQPKTVGIVMAGNIPLVGFHDFLCVFISGHKQVCKLSSKDEVLLKHLVDKMTEWNPAVAEHVRFESSLKDCDAYIATGSDNSSRYFDFYFGRYPSVIRKNRTSVGIITGKETEAELSLLADDIMLYFGLGCRNITKLYVPQQYDFVPLLNALRKYSWMFDHHKYRNNYDYQLAVYLMNNIYYMTNDCIVLIESDGLFSPIGSLHYSYYQHADDVKAALAGNEKVQAIVGLDGLAFGQAQQPSLMDYADGVDVMQFLLSL, from the coding sequence ATGAATTTACAACAAAGGCAGGAAATTTTACAGCAACTCGCACAATATATTTCTGCACAACCGCCTGAATGGGAAATGGCTTGTACCCGGGCGGAGCAACAGAACCATTGGTTCACGCCGGCATTTGTAAACCTGTCAGCAACATCCATTGTTGAAAATTTTCTGCAGAAAGATGCACTTGACAAATGGATCGCTCATTACAGGCTGGATGATAACATTCAACCAAAAACGGTTGGCATTGTAATGGCAGGCAATATTCCATTGGTTGGATTTCATGATTTTCTATGTGTGTTTATCAGCGGACATAAACAGGTGTGCAAACTTTCATCGAAAGATGAAGTATTGTTGAAACATCTGGTTGATAAAATGACGGAATGGAATCCCGCTGTGGCAGAGCATGTTCGCTTTGAATCATCACTCAAAGATTGCGATGCCTATATTGCAACTGGCAGCGACAACAGTTCCCGTTATTTCGATTTTTATTTTGGCCGCTATCCTTCTGTGATCAGGAAAAACCGTACATCTGTTGGTATAATAACCGGTAAGGAAACAGAAGCAGAGCTTTCGTTATTGGCTGATGACATCATGCTCTACTTTGGATTGGGTTGCCGCAATATCACCAAGCTGTATGTACCACAGCAATATGATTTTGTGCCATTGCTGAATGCATTACGGAAATACAGCTGGATGTTCGATCATCATAAATACCGTAACAATTACGATTATCAATTGGCCGTGTACCTGATGAATAATATTTATTACATGACCAACGACTGCATTGTATTGATCGAAAGCGATGGTCTTTTTTCACCGATCGGCAGTTTGCATTACAGCTACTACCAACATGCAGACGATGTGAAAGCTGCACTGGCAGGAAACGAAAAAGTACAAGCTATTGTTGGACTTGATGGTTTAGCATTTGGCCAGGCACAACAACCTTCATTGATGGATTATGCAGATGGTGTTGATGTAATGCAATTTCTGTTGAGTTTGTAA
- a CDS encoding 4Fe-4S dicluster domain-containing protein produces the protein MAIKITEECINCGACEPECPNNAIYEGGVEWAIADGTTVKGSYTLIDGSVVDAATKNAPVSMDTYYITPNKCTECQGFHEEPQCASVCPVDCCVPDEMYVETVEDLLARKDRLHI, from the coding sequence ATGGCAATAAAAATTACAGAAGAATGTATCAATTGCGGGGCTTGTGAACCAGAGTGTCCCAACAACGCAATTTACGAAGGCGGAGTAGAATGGGCGATAGCTGACGGTACAACGGTAAAAGGCTCTTACACATTAATTGATGGTTCGGTTGTTGATGCAGCCACCAAAAATGCGCCGGTAAGTATGGATACGTATTACATCACACCGAATAAATGTACTGAGTGCCAGGGCTTTCATGAAGAACCACAATGTGCATCTGTTTGTCCGGTTGATTGTTGCGTACCGGATGAGATGTATGTAGAAACGGTAGAAGACCTGTTGGCTCGTAAAGATCGACTGCATATTTAA
- a CDS encoding YybH family protein, whose translation MKNLMILVLGMSLVVSCNLVLKKPAEPEVKVETEQWLQEMVETDKAFSAASEKNGMKKAFLEYIADDAVLLRPGFLPIVEGDVIRFLNAQEDTSFTMTWEPKGADISSSGDMGFTYGVYKVATADTTIQGTYLNVWRKQEDGTWKFVVDTGNQGISIDAETM comes from the coding sequence ATGAAGAATTTAATGATCCTTGTGTTGGGAATGAGTTTGGTTGTTTCCTGTAATTTGGTGTTGAAGAAACCAGCCGAACCGGAAGTGAAGGTGGAAACTGAACAGTGGTTACAGGAAATGGTTGAAACAGATAAAGCTTTTTCAGCCGCAAGTGAAAAGAACGGTATGAAAAAAGCGTTCCTTGAATACATAGCCGATGATGCCGTGTTACTGCGGCCAGGCTTTTTACCAATTGTTGAAGGTGATGTGATCAGGTTTCTCAATGCGCAGGAAGACACTTCATTTACTATGACATGGGAGCCAAAAGGAGCTGATATTTCATCATCTGGAGATATGGGGTTTACTTACGGCGTTTATAAAGTGGCCACGGCAGATACAACAATACAGGGAACTTACCTGAACGTATGGCGGAAACAAGAAGATGGTACCTGGAAATTTGTAGTAGATACGGGAAACCAGGGGATCAGTATTGATGCAGAAACAATGTAG
- a CDS encoding D-alanine--D-alanine ligase — MNIALVTGGYSGESVISYKSATTIYNHLDKSKFNVYVIDITNEGWFYSNNGNHQAIVDKNDFSITINGNKILFDCVFIGMHGTPGEDGRLQGYFDVLGLPYTSCSAATSAITFNKRYTVAVAAFAGIHVAKSVHLFKHQPIDATSIDLQLPVFVKPNNGGSSIGMSKVSKQEHLADAIQKAFNEDDQVLVEEMITGREFTIGVFKHKGEIIAMPMTEVKADADMEFFDFVAKYQGKSTEITPADASEEIVRKVSETAKKVYAVFNCSGVIRIDFIYNEERNEPFMLEINTVPGQSDASIVPQQVRAMGWKLDDFYAALVEESLADHTSR, encoded by the coding sequence ATGAACATAGCCCTTGTAACGGGCGGGTATAGTGGCGAATCGGTGATCTCTTACAAAAGTGCCACAACCATTTATAATCATCTCGACAAATCGAAATTCAATGTTTATGTAATTGATATCACCAATGAAGGTTGGTTTTACAGTAACAATGGAAACCACCAGGCCATTGTTGATAAAAATGATTTCAGCATAACGATCAATGGAAATAAGATTCTATTTGATTGTGTATTTATTGGTATGCACGGCACGCCTGGCGAGGATGGAAGATTGCAGGGGTACTTTGATGTATTGGGTTTGCCGTACACATCCTGCAGCGCTGCCACATCAGCCATTACATTCAACAAGCGTTATACAGTTGCAGTAGCAGCTTTTGCCGGTATCCATGTGGCGAAAAGTGTACACTTGTTCAAACACCAACCAATTGATGCAACTTCGATCGATCTGCAGTTGCCTGTTTTTGTAAAGCCAAATAACGGCGGCAGCAGTATTGGTATGAGTAAAGTAAGTAAACAGGAACACCTTGCGGATGCTATTCAAAAAGCATTTAATGAAGACGACCAGGTGTTGGTGGAAGAAATGATCACAGGCCGGGAGTTCACCATTGGAGTATTTAAACATAAAGGCGAAATTATAGCCATGCCGATGACGGAAGTGAAAGCCGATGCCGATATGGAGTTTTTTGATTTTGTTGCCAAATACCAGGGGAAAAGTACCGAGATTACACCGGCTGATGCCAGCGAGGAGATAGTTAGAAAAGTGAGTGAAACAGCCAAAAAAGTATATGCAGTATTTAATTGCAGTGGTGTAATACGCATCGATTTTATCTACAATGAAGAACGGAACGAACCGTTTATGTTGGAGATCAATACAGTGCCCGGGCAAAGCGATGCCAGCATTGTGCCGCAGCAGGTAAGGGCAATGGGATGGAAACTGGACGATTTTTATGCAGCCCTGGTTGAAGAGTCATTGGCCGATCATACATCACGATAG
- a CDS encoding PASTA domain-containing protein, giving the protein MFQFITNRSFFVNLLIAIVLGLAVLFIFFQLLDRITQHGKYIKVPEIKGKHVDEARRLLEEQGFQVEVQDSVYYDTLPRLSVVKQSPLPNELVKINRTVYLTINRSEAPLVSVPNFVGQTYRSVLLQLTTLGLKLGDTTSRPDFAVGSVLEQTYNGRVINAGTKIPMGSRISLVLGGGVKQTELPVPVLLGLTFAEAKVLLESNDLLLGAVVVDGEVADSSAAFVIRQSPPARDDEGRPIRIRGGQLVDLWISMDRSKIDSIQRPKPVTEQPVQNEY; this is encoded by the coding sequence GTGTTTCAATTTATTACGAACCGTTCTTTTTTTGTCAACCTCCTGATAGCCATTGTGCTTGGGTTAGCTGTGTTGTTTATCTTTTTTCAGTTGCTCGACAGGATCACACAACATGGCAAGTACATCAAAGTGCCTGAAATAAAAGGCAAGCATGTTGATGAAGCAAGAAGATTATTGGAGGAGCAGGGTTTCCAGGTAGAAGTACAGGATAGTGTTTACTACGATACGTTGCCCCGTTTGTCGGTGGTAAAACAATCACCATTACCAAATGAGTTGGTAAAAATTAATCGTACTGTTTATTTAACGATCAATCGCTCCGAAGCTCCATTGGTAAGTGTTCCCAACTTTGTTGGACAAACCTATCGTAGTGTACTTCTTCAATTAACAACATTGGGATTGAAGTTGGGCGATACAACATCCCGTCCCGATTTTGCAGTTGGTTCTGTGTTGGAGCAAACGTATAATGGAAGGGTGATCAATGCAGGTACAAAAATACCCATGGGAAGCCGCATCAGTTTAGTGCTGGGTGGTGGCGTAAAACAAACAGAATTACCGGTACCCGTTTTGCTGGGTCTTACATTTGCAGAAGCAAAAGTATTACTGGAGAGTAACGATTTGTTATTGGGTGCTGTAGTGGTGGATGGTGAAGTGGCCGATAGCTCAGCTGCTTTTGTGATCAGACAAAGCCCACCGGCTCGTGATGATGAAGGGAGGCCGATACGTATACGTGGCGGACAGTTGGTGGATCTTTGGATCAGTATGGATCGTTCAAAGATCGACAGTATCCAACGGCCAAAACCGGTAACTGAGCAACCCGTACAAAACGAATATTAA
- a CDS encoding rhodanese-like domain-containing protein, translating into MKTITAEELKARIDAGETLNIVDVREPHEHEEFNIGGTLYPLGRIMSMDVDELESLKDQEVIFYCRSGNRSGQACMFAETMGFTNVINLTGGMLNWREKYSV; encoded by the coding sequence ATGAAAACCATTACTGCTGAAGAGTTAAAAGCAAGAATTGATGCCGGTGAAACATTAAATATTGTAGATGTGCGTGAGCCACATGAACATGAAGAGTTCAATATTGGTGGCACGTTATATCCACTTGGCCGCATTATGTCGATGGATGTAGATGAGCTGGAAAGTTTGAAAGATCAGGAAGTGATCTTTTATTGCCGCAGTGGTAACCGCAGCGGACAAGCGTGCATGTTTGCCGAAACAATGGGCTTTACCAATGTGATCAACCTTACAGGCGGAATGTTGAATTGGAGAGAAAAGTACAGTGTATGA